One segment of Kogia breviceps isolate mKogBre1 chromosome 14, mKogBre1 haplotype 1, whole genome shotgun sequence DNA contains the following:
- the CCL26 gene encoding C-C motif chemokine 26: MKSFPTAFPLFLVFILSVHLGAAACGSDVAKFYCFQYTQKIPPWRWVSNYEFTRNSCSQQAVIFTTKRGQKLCATPKEAWVQKYISFLRAQQQL; encoded by the exons ATGAAGAGCTTTCCCACGGCTTTCCCTCTTTTCCTGGTTTTTATCCTGAGTGTCCATCTCGGAGCTGCTGCAT GTGGCAGTGATGTGGCTAAGTTCTACTGCTTTCAATACACCCAGAAGATCCCTCCCTGGAGGTGGGTGAGTAACTATGAATTCACCAGGAACAGCTGCTCCCAGCAGGCTGTGAT ATTCACCACCAAAAGAGGCCAGAAACTCTGTGCAACACCGAAGGAAGCATGGGtgcaaaaatacatttcttttctaaGAGCCCAGCAACAACTCTGA